One window of the Natrarchaeobius halalkaliphilus genome contains the following:
- a CDS encoding DUF7344 domain-containing protein: protein MDNHGNWWPSTVYDLLSNSRRRLVLYSLLDGDNATIDELTREIALTEGRATDEDVMEEIEISLVHNHVPRLVDHGIVEYDGRDDRVELTKRFDDIQAAVERSKEIEVDGVPATQSEVFSDG from the coding sequence ATGGACAACCACGGGAACTGGTGGCCCAGTACGGTGTACGATCTGCTTTCGAACTCTCGCCGCCGGTTAGTGCTGTACTCTTTATTGGACGGAGACAACGCGACGATCGACGAACTCACTCGAGAAATTGCGCTCACAGAGGGGCGAGCAACCGACGAAGACGTGATGGAGGAGATCGAGATCTCGTTGGTTCACAATCACGTCCCTCGTCTCGTGGATCACGGAATCGTGGAGTACGACGGACGAGACGACAGGGTCGAACTCACGAAGCGATTCGATGATATCCAAGCGGCTGTCGAACGGAGCAAAGAGATCGAAGTCGACGGCGTTCCAGCGACGCAGTCGGAGGTGTTCTCGGACGGGTGA